CCGACGCTGTATCCGTGGCGCACGGTCTGGAACAACGTGGCGCTGGGCCTGCAGGCGCGGGGCCTCTTGAAGACGCAGCGGCACCGTGTGGACGATGCGCTGCAACGGGTGGGACTGGCGGCGTTCAGTCAGGCCTATCCGCATCAGCTGTCGGGTGGCATGGCGCAGCGCGCGGCGCTGGCGCGCGCGCTGGTGAACGATCCGCGCATCCTGATCCTGGACGAACCGTTGGGCAAGCTGGATTCGCTGACGCGCATCGCCATGCAGTCGGAGCTGGTCGAGCTGTGGCAGCGCTCGGGCTTTACCGCCTTGCTGGTCACGCATGACGTCGAGGAGGCCCTGTTCATGGCGTCGCGCATCGTGGTGCTGAGCGAACGGCCCGCGCGCATCAAGGACGAGATCGTCAATGACCTGCCGTACCCGCGCCATCGGGGCGATCCGCGGTTGGCGGCGTTGCGGCATCGCGCGCTGGCCCTCTTGGGGCTGGATGCGACGTGGTGAGCGCGGCGGGGCTTGCGATGGCCGCCGCCGTGGT
The DNA window shown above is from Achromobacter spanius and carries:
- a CDS encoding ABC transporter ATP-binding protein, translating into MVAIATAHASAPTASPPTAAARGAALAVRGVDHHFDLDGAALPVLDGIDLEVKPGEFVALLGPSGCGKSTLLRLVAGLEPPAQGDLLADGAAIEGPSPSRIVVFQDPTLYPWRTVWNNVALGLQARGLLKTQRHRVDDALQRVGLAAFSQAYPHQLSGGMAQRAALARALVNDPRILILDEPLGKLDSLTRIAMQSELVELWQRSGFTALLVTHDVEEALFMASRIVVLSERPARIKDEIVNDLPYPRHRGDPRLAALRHRALALLGLDATW